The Humulus lupulus chromosome 3, drHumLupu1.1, whole genome shotgun sequence genome window below encodes:
- the LOC133822992 gene encoding MADS-box protein CMB1-like produces MGRGKVELKRIENKINRQVTFAKRRNGLLKKAYELSVLCDAEVALIIFSARGKLYEFCSGPSIAKTLERYERCSYGAQEGKLSGNDTESIYQDYLKLKAKVEVLRRTQRNLLGEDLEHLGLKEIQQLEQKLDMSLKQIRSTKTQHMIDELSHLRGKEETLLEENNELKRKLEKICGLIPEQSEDDGEQDQNVGYTHHPVQPVELNFEPLRCNNTIALQIGSYGTTTVNSGMRGQENVGAARSMQNLMACSSVDRRCFDL; encoded by the exons ATGGGAAGGGGAAAGGTGGAACTGAAGAGGATCGAAAACAAGATAAATCGACAAGTGACCTTTGCTAAAAGAAGAAATGGGTTGCTTAAGAAGGCTTATGAGCTCTCCGTTCTATGTGATGCTGAGGTTGCTCTTATCATCTTCTCCGCTCGCGGAAAGCTCTATGAGTTTTGCAGTGGCCCTAG CATCGCCAAGACACTAGAGAGGTACGAAAGATGCAGCTATGGAGCACAGGAAGGGAAACTATCTGGAAATGACACAGAG agcATCTATCAAGATTATCTGAAGCTGAAAGCAAAAGTTGAGGTCCTTCGACGTACGCAGAG GAATCTTCTGGGGGAGGATTTGGAGCATTTGGGCCTAAAGGAGATTCAACAGCTTGAACAAAAACTGGACATGTCATTGAAGCAAATCAGATCAACTAAG acaCAGCATATGATTGATGAACTTTCTCATCTTCGAGGGAAG GAAGAAACGTTGCTGGAAGAGAACAATGAATTAAAAAGGAAG TTGGAGAAAATTTGTGGATTAATTCCTGAGCAAAGTGAAGATGATGGGGAGCAGGACCAAAATGTTGGATATACCCACCATCCAGTTCAGCCAGTGGAActcaattttgagcctttgcgaTGCAATAATACTATTGCTTTGCAGATCGG AAGCTACGGTACTACTACTGTTAATTCTGGAATGAGAGGTCAAGAAAATGTGGGTGCAGCCCGTTCAATGCAAAATTTGATGGCTTGCAGCTCAGTGGACCGCAGATGTTTTGATCTTTAA